From a single Triplophysa rosa linkage group LG1, Trosa_1v2, whole genome shotgun sequence genomic region:
- the cct7 gene encoding T-complex protein 1 subunit eta → MMPTPVILLKEGTDSSQGVPQLVSNINACQVVAEAVRTTLGPRGMDKLVVDNRGKATISNDGATILKLLDVVHPAAKTLVDIARSQDAEVGDGTTSVTLLAAEFLKQLKPYVEEGLHPQTIIRAFRIATLLAVSKIKEIAVTIKKDDKQEQRKLLEKCAATALNSKLIAGQKDFFSKIVVDAVMMLDELLPLKMIGVKKVQGGALEDSQLVAGVAFKKTFSYAGFEMQPKRYVNLKIALLNVELELKAEKDNAEVRVNNVEDYQAIVDAEWNILYDKLEKIYKSGAKVVLSKLPIGDVATQYFADRDLFCAGRVVEEDLKRTMMACGGSIQTSVNAMTDDVLGRCELFEEVQVGGERYNFFKGCPKAKTCTIILRGGAEQFMEETERSLHDAIMIVRRAIKNDSIVAGGGAIEMELSKYLRDYSRTIPGKQQLLIGAYAKALEIIPRQLCDNAGFDATNILNKLRAKHAQSGMWYGVDVNNEDIADNFQACVWEPSIVRINALTAASEAACLILSVDETIKNPRSSADAPGAPAGRGRGRGRPQHAH, encoded by the exons ATGATG CCCACACCAGTCATCCTCCTGAAGGAAGGCACAGACTCCTCACAGGGGGTCCCACAGCTTGTCAGTAACATCAATGCCTGCCAGGTTGTGGCAGAGGCTGTGCGGACCACCCTCGGACCCCGTGGCATGGACAAACTTGTGGTGGATAACAGAG GCAAAGCCACTATTTCCAATGACGGAGCCACTATTTTGAAGCTTTTGGATGTTGTACACCCTGCAGCCAAGACTTTGGTGGACATTGCCCGGTCTCAAGATGCCGAG gttGGTGATGGAACCACCTCTGTGACTCTGCTTGCCGCTGAGTTTTTGAAGCAGTTGAAACCATACGTGGAGGAGGGGCTTCATCCCCAGACCATCATCAGAGCGTTCCGCATCGCCACCCTGCTTGCTGTCAGTAAGATCAAAGAAATTGCTGTTACGATCAAAAAGGATGACAAGCA GGAACAGAGAAAGTTGTTGGAGAAGTGTGCGGCTACAGCTCTGAACTCAAAGCTGATTGCCGGACAGAAGGATTTCTTCTCCAAGATAGTGGTGGATGCAGTTATGATGCTGGATGAACTGCTGCCTCTGAAGATGATTGGCGTGAAGAAGGTGCAGGGTGGAGCTCTTGAG GACTCTCAACTTGTGGCTGGAGTGGCATTCAAAAAGACCTTCTCTTACGCCGGTTTTGAGATGCAGCCCAAGCGCTATGTGAACCTAAAGATTGCCCTGCTCAACGTTGAGCTGGAGTTAAAGGCTGAGAAGGACAACGCAGAAGTCCGTGTCAACAACGTGGAG GACTATCAGGCCATTGTAGATGCTGAATGGAACATCCTGTATGATAAGCTGGAGAAGATCTACAAATCTGGGGCTAAAGTTGTGCTGTCCAAGCTGCCCATTGGAGACGTGGCCACACAATATTTCGCAGACAGAGATCTTTTCTGCGCAGGCCGTGTTGTGGAGGAAGACCTCAAGAGAACTATGATG GCCTGCGGAGGCTCTATTCAGACCAGTGTTAATGCCATGACTGATGATGTACTGGGACGGTGTGAGCTCTTTGAAGAAGTGCAGGTTGGAGGAGAGag ATACAACTTCTTCAAAGGCTGTCCGAAGGCAAAGACTTGCACCATCATCCTCAGAGGCGGAGCTGAGCAGTTCATGGAGGAGACAGAGCGCTCGCTGCACGACGCCATCATGATTGTACGCAGAGCTATTAAG AATGACTCTATTGTGGCTGGAGGTGGCGCTATAGAGATGGAGCTGTCAAAATATCTGAGGGATTATTCCAGAACAATTCCAGGGAAGCAGCAGCTGCTGATCGGAGCCTACGCCAAAGCTCTTGAAATTATTCCCAGACAGCTATGTGACAACGCAGGCTTTGATGCTACCAATATCTTAAACAAACTGAGGGCCAAGCATGCACAG AGTGGTATGTGGTATGGAGTGGATGTAAACAATGAAGACATTGCCGATAACTTCCAGGCGTGTGTATGGGAGCCCTCTATTGTGCGTATCAATGCCCTGACCGCTGCGTCTGAGGCTGCATGTCTCATTCTCTCAGTGGATGAGACCATCAAGAACCCTCGCTCTTCTGCTGATGCGCCAGGTGCACCTGCTGGAAGAGGCAGAGGGCGTGGTAGACCCCAACATGCCCATTAA